A window of the Procambarus clarkii isolate CNS0578487 chromosome 19, FALCON_Pclarkii_2.0, whole genome shotgun sequence genome harbors these coding sequences:
- the LOC138366439 gene encoding alpha-S1-casein-like has product MYRRPIMYQRSIMYQRSIMYQRPIMYQRPIMYQRSIMYQRPIMYQRSIMYQRPIMYQRSIMYQRPIMYQRSIMYQRSIMYQRPIIYRRPIMYQRSIMYQRSIIYQRPIMYQRPIMYQTKTHHVLKTHHALKTHHVLKTHHLVYPRYPLSLQDSGYLASGLIMAGLSCYQRLSVEGTLT; this is encoded by the coding sequence ATGTATCGAAGACCTATCATGTATCAAAGATCCATCATGTATCAGAGATCCATCATGTATCAAAGACCCATCATGTATCAAAGACCTATCATGTATCAAAGATCCATCATGTATCAAAGACCCATCATGTATCAAAGATCCATCATGTATCAAAGACCCATCATGTATCAAAGATCCATCATGTATCAAAGACCCATCATGTATCAAAGATCCATCATGTATCAAAGATCCATCATGTATCAAAGACCCATCATATATCGAAGACCTATCATGTATCAAAGATCCATCATGTATCAAAGATCCATCATATATCAAAGACCCATCATGTATCAAAGACCCATCATGTATCAAACAAAGACCCATCATGTATTAAAGACCCATCATGCATTAAAGACCCATCATGTATTAAAGACCCATCATCTTGTCTATCCAAGATATCCACTGTCTCTCCAGGACAGTGGATATCTTGCGTCGGGGTTGATAATGGCTGGTTTAAGCTGTTATCAGAGGCTCTCAGTGGAGGGAACGTTGACATAA